A stretch of Mastacembelus armatus chromosome 1, fMasArm1.2, whole genome shotgun sequence DNA encodes these proteins:
- the LOC117152661 gene encoding zinc finger protein 2 homolog, giving the protein MGSENPDDFEPAVILTEEDQQEIGGLINSDGEEVDFSDLRESSIPGIRVAEASSKTFGQTQNEKPQSLHSCSVCGKDFPYASKLQRHLRTHSGERPFPCSMCEKRFPEKGLLMIHERVHTGEKPFPCTFCDKRFASQGELRLHRRTHTGERPYHCSICIKSFSRHWHLKTHLEAMHSEVVAGFTRKKFPCSECDKSCNSAAELRDHQRTHTGERPYQCSFCDKRFALSGTLVRHERLHTGITPYHCSDCGKTFAQQWTLTTHMRTHTGEKPYSCTQCDKSFVAPGELRRHTRIHTGEKPYTCADCGRHFSLAGTLRNHKRSCIQNKNGSVTDAISGPVQSTADELSQQALTNNISCEVSDRQSLPSSVEPLSSESVNCDRAAQSENNLKEPENRSEDAHSSPHMNVVVKEEEEEEPLCEETPDEVPGEDCTTPEASEEQHQERNTEMRITIKKEEEELVNMNGEDPGHAADSEKDSPLASPVQEQFNNSLTKSSYCCGLCGRDCHKMSALQIHMRIHSGEKPYQCTLCGKQFTQKGQLKGHQKVHTGEKPFSCPDCGKSFAHSGAMNRHRLTHTGERPYHCSVCDRSFNQSGRLREHEKIHFGEKFDCPECEKSFTRASSLKNHFRLHTGERPYGCDICGRGFSRSQSLRLHRRKHEQIQTEEEAAFSVNNDDFSQSDDNSPINMCITDKND; this is encoded by the exons ATGGGCTCTGAAAACCCAGACGACTTTGAACCCGCCGTCATCCTCACTGAGGAAGATCAGCAAGAAATAGGAGGTCTGATCAACTCTGATGGGGAAGAAGTGGATTTTTCAGATCTCC GAGAGAGTTCCATCCCTGGTATTCGAGTTGCTGAAGCCTCTTCAAAGACATTTGGTCAGACTCAGAATGAAAAACCACAGTCTCTTCATAGCTGCTCAGTGTGTGGCAAAGACTTCCCTTATGCCTCTAAACTTCAGCGCCACCTACGTACTCACTCTGGAGAGAGGCCTTTTCCCTGCTCCATGTGTGAAAAGAGATTTCCTGAGAAGGGGCTGCTTATGATTCATGAACGAGTTCACACTGGGGAAAAACCATTCCCATGCACATTCTGTGACAAAAGATTTGCCAGTCAGGGAGAGCTGAGACTACACCGGCGAACGCACACGGGTGAGAGGCCATATCACTGCTCCATCTGTATAAAGAGCTTTTCTCGTCACTGGCACCTGAAAACTCACTTAGAGGCGATGCACTCTGAGGTTGTTGCGGGCTTTACAAGGAAGAAGTTTCCATGTTCGGAGTGTGACAAGAGCTGTAACTCAGCAGCTGAGCTGCGAGATCATCAGAGGACTCACACTGGAGAGAGGCCCTACCAATGCTCTTTTTGTGACAAAAGGTTTGCCTTGTCAGGTACACTTGTTAGACATGAGCGTCTCCATACTGGCATTACACCCTACCACTGCTCTGACTGTGGAAAGACATTTGCACAGCAGTGGACTTTAACAACACACATGCGGACTCACACTGGAGAAAAACCTTACAGCTGCACACAATGTGATAAGTCTTTTGTAGCTCCTGGAGAGCTTCGGAGACACACCAGGATTCACACAGGAGAAAAGCCCTACACCTGTGCAGACTGTGGGAGGCACTTCTCACTGGCAGGAACTCTTAGAAATCATAAACGGTCATGTATACAGAACAAGAATGGATCTGTTACAGATGCCATCTCAGGCCCTGTTCAATCTACCGCTGATGAATTATCCCAGCAAGCCCTAACCAACAACATCAGCTGTGAG GTGTCTGACAGGCAGAGTTTACCCAGTTCAGTGGAACCTCTTTCCTCAGAGAGTGTTAACTGTGACAGAGCAGCTCAGTCTGAAAATAACCTCAAAGAACCAGAAAACCGCTCAGAGGATGCCCATTCCAGTCCTCATATGAATGTAGTagtgaaagaggaggaagaagaggaaccTTTGTGTG AAGAAACTCCTGATGAGGTGCCTGGTGAGGATTGTACCACGCCAGAGGCAAGTGAAGAGCAGCATCaggaaagaaacacagaaatgagGATTAcaataaagaaagaagaagaggaactTGTCAACA TGAATGGAGAGGATCCTGGTCATGCAGCAGATAGTGAAAAAGACAGTCCTCTAGCATCACCAGTGCAGGAACAGTTTAACAATAGTCTGACAAAGAGCTCTTACTGCTGCGGGCTCTGTGGAAGAGACTGTCACAAGATGTCTGCTCTGCAAATCCATATGCGAATTCACTCAGGAGAGAAACCTTATCAGTGCACTCTATGCGGGAAACagttcacacagaaaggtcaaCTCAAAGGTCACCAGAAAGTTCATACAGGAGAGAAACCATTCTCTTGCCCAGACTGTGGAAAGAGCTTCGCACACTCGGGCGCCATGAATAGACATCGGCTCACGCACACAGGAGAGAGGCCATACCACTGCTCTGTGTGCGACAGGAGTTTCAACCAATCCGGCCGCTTGAGGGAACATGAGAAAATCCACTTTGGAGAAAAGTTTGACTGCCCTGAGTGTGAAAAGAGTTTCACGCGAGCTTCAAGCCTCAAGAACCATTTTAGGCTTCACACAGGAGAGAGGCCATATGGCTGTGACATCTGCGGGAGAGGCTTCAGCCGCTCACAAAGTCTGAGGCTTCACAGACGAAAGCACGAGCAGATTCAGACTGAGGAGGAGGCTGCTTTCAGTGTGAACAATGATGACTTCTCACAGAGTGACGATAACTCTCCAATTAATATGTGTATAACAGATAAAAATGACTGA